The genomic interval CGCCCGGATCATCCAGGAGCGCAGTCGCGAGCTCGCCGTTCTCGAAACCCTCGACAACGGCAAGCCGATCAAGGAGACCCGCGACGCGGACCTCCCACTGGTCGCGGCGCACTTCTTCTACTACGCGGGCTGGGCCGACAAGCTGGACCACGCGGGGTACGGCGCGAACCCCCGTCCGCTGGGTGTGGCCGGACAGGTCATCCCGTGGAACTTCCCGCTGCTGATGCTCGCGTGGAAGATCGCCCCGGCGCTCGCCACGGGCAACACCGTGGTCCTGAAGCCCGCCGAGACGACCCCGCTCAGCGCTCTGTTCTTCGCGGACATCTGCCGCCAGGCGGGGCTCCCCAAGGGCGTCGTCAACATCCTGACCGGGTACGGGGACGCGGGCGAGGCCCTCGTCACGCACCCCGACGTGAACAAGGTCGCCTTCACCGGCTCGACCGCCGTCGGCAAGGCCATCGCGCGCTCCGTCGCGGGCACGGACAAGAAGGTCACCCTGGAGCTGGGCGGCAAGGGCGCGAACATCGTGTTCGACGACGCGCCGATCGACCAGGCCGTCGAGGGCATCGTCACCGGGATCTTCTTCAACCAGGGCCAGGTCTGCTGCGCCGGTTCCCGGCTGCTCATCCAGGAGTCGGTCCAGGACGAGGTGCTGGACGCCCTGAAGCGCCGGCTGTCCACGCTGCGCCTGGGCGACCCGCTGGACAAGAACACCGACATCGGTGCGATCAACTCCGCCGAGCAGCTCGCGCGGATCACCTCCCTGGTGGAGACCGGCGAGGCGGAGGGCGCGGAGCGCTGGAGCGCCCCCTGCGAACTGCCTTCGTCCGGCTACTGGTTCGCCCCGACGCTCTTCACGAACGTCACCCAGGCACACACGGTGGCCCGCGACGAGATCTTCGGCCCGGTGCTCTCCGTCCTCTCCTTCCGCACCCCGGACGAGGCGGTCGCCAAGGCGAACAACAGTCAGT from Streptomyces sp. CA-278952 carries:
- a CDS encoding aldehyde dehydrogenase family protein; its protein translation is MASAFEYAPAPESRAVVDIAPSYGLFIDGEFAEAADGKVFKTLSPSSEEVLSEVARAGAADVDRAVKAARKAFEKWSALPGSERAKYLFRIARIIQERSRELAVLETLDNGKPIKETRDADLPLVAAHFFYYAGWADKLDHAGYGANPRPLGVAGQVIPWNFPLLMLAWKIAPALATGNTVVLKPAETTPLSALFFADICRQAGLPKGVVNILTGYGDAGEALVTHPDVNKVAFTGSTAVGKAIARSVAGTDKKVTLELGGKGANIVFDDAPIDQAVEGIVTGIFFNQGQVCCAGSRLLIQESVQDEVLDALKRRLSTLRLGDPLDKNTDIGAINSAEQLARITSLVETGEAEGAERWSAPCELPSSGYWFAPTLFTNVTQAHTVARDEIFGPVLSVLSFRTPDEAVAKANNSQYGLSAGIWTEKGSRILAVANKLRAGVVWANTFNKFDPTSPFGGYKESGYGREGGRHGLEAYLDVR